A region of Streptomyces sp. NBC_01750 DNA encodes the following proteins:
- a CDS encoding DUF3159 domain-containing protein — MTSFDKPTTTTTNDQQDSDAKAVTEAALFEAFGGVRGMVETVLPGLLFVTIFTVNKDLHISAIAALAVSLLLVAVRLIRRDTLKHAFSGVFGVAFGVVFAMMTGNAKDFYLPGMIYTLGLAVAYIATTIAGVPLIGLILGPVFKENLSWRTRNPGRKKAYAKASWAWGLILLAKCAILFPLYWWADTAQLGWVLVALKIPPFLLAVYLTWVFLAKAPPPIDVFAEMEAEEQAEKERRDTAERLGEAVQSLADGADPQRLTDGPAKHRKP; from the coding sequence GTGACGTCTTTCGACAAGCCGACCACCACCACGACGAACGACCAGCAGGACAGCGACGCCAAGGCCGTCACGGAGGCCGCACTCTTCGAGGCCTTCGGCGGCGTACGCGGCATGGTCGAGACGGTCCTGCCCGGGCTGCTCTTCGTCACGATCTTCACGGTCAACAAGGACCTCCACATCTCGGCCATCGCGGCCCTGGCGGTCTCGCTGCTGCTCGTCGCGGTCCGGCTGATCCGCAGGGACACCCTCAAGCACGCCTTCAGCGGGGTCTTCGGAGTGGCTTTCGGTGTCGTCTTCGCGATGATGACCGGCAATGCGAAGGACTTCTATCTGCCGGGCATGATCTACACGCTCGGCCTGGCGGTGGCGTACATCGCGACGACGATCGCGGGCGTGCCGCTGATCGGCCTGATCCTCGGCCCCGTCTTCAAGGAGAACCTCTCCTGGCGGACCCGTAACCCCGGCCGCAAGAAGGCGTACGCCAAGGCCAGCTGGGCCTGGGGCCTGATCCTGCTCGCCAAGTGCGCGATCCTCTTCCCGCTCTACTGGTGGGCCGACACCGCTCAGCTCGGCTGGGTGCTGGTGGCGCTGAAGATCCCGCCGTTCCTGCTCGCGGTGTACCTGACCTGGGTCTTCCTGGCCAAGGCGCCGCCGCCGATCGACGTCTTCGCGGAGATGGAGGCGGAGGAGCAAGCCGAGAAGGAGCGCCGGGACACCGCGGAGCGGCTCGGCGAGGCGGTGCAGAGCCTCGCGGACGGCGCCGATCCCCAGCGCCTGACCGACGGTCCGGCCAAGCACCGCAAGCCGTAG
- a CDS encoding potassium channel family protein, with amino-acid sequence MHIVIMGCGRVGSALAQTLEQQGHTVAVVDQDPTAFRRLGSGFGGRRVTGVGFDQDTLREAGIEDAGAFAAVSSGDNSNIIAARVAREMFGIENVAARIYDPRRAEVYQRLGIPTVATVRWTADQMLRRLLPSGSEPLWRDPSGGVQLAEVHTSASWIGHKVSTLQEETGVRVAFLTRLGEAILPTSQTVLQEGDLVHVMMRTDEVEKVEAAFAEGPEEGGH; translated from the coding sequence GTGCACATCGTCATCATGGGATGCGGGCGAGTGGGATCCGCTCTCGCGCAGACCCTGGAGCAGCAGGGGCACACGGTCGCCGTGGTCGACCAGGACCCCACGGCCTTCCGCCGCTTGGGCTCCGGGTTCGGCGGCCGCCGCGTCACCGGAGTCGGTTTCGACCAGGACACCCTGCGCGAAGCGGGGATCGAGGACGCCGGCGCGTTCGCCGCTGTCAGCAGCGGCGACAACTCCAACATCATCGCCGCGAGGGTGGCGCGCGAGATGTTCGGCATCGAGAACGTCGCGGCCCGTATCTACGACCCGCGGCGCGCCGAGGTGTACCAGCGCCTGGGCATTCCGACCGTCGCCACGGTCCGCTGGACCGCCGACCAGATGCTGCGGCGGCTGCTGCCGTCCGGCTCGGAGCCGCTGTGGCGCGACCCCAGCGGCGGGGTGCAGCTCGCCGAGGTGCACACCTCGGCCTCCTGGATAGGCCACAAAGTCAGCACCCTGCAGGAGGAGACCGGCGTGCGCGTCGCCTTCCTCACCCGGCTGGGCGAGGCGATTCTGCCGACGTCGCAGACGGTGCTGCAGGAGGGCGATCTCGTCCACGTGATGATGCGTACGGACGAGGTCGAGAAGGTCGAGGCGGCCTTCGCCGAGGGCCCTGAGGAGGGCGGTCACTGA
- a CDS encoding OB-fold nucleic acid binding domain-containing protein → MSAVPRSEKAERPAKPAGRFRRMLDRLSTSQEDLESEELQEDAQASGCTRIAECNDRQIVRVTGTLRTVTLRPRAGVPALEAELFDGTAPLDVVWLGRRSIVGIEPGRKLIASGRISMSHGRRVLFNPKYELRPLGQE, encoded by the coding sequence ATGAGTGCCGTACCCCGTTCCGAGAAGGCCGAGAGGCCGGCGAAGCCCGCCGGCCGCTTCCGCCGCATGCTCGACCGGCTGTCCACCTCCCAAGAGGACCTCGAGTCGGAGGAGCTGCAGGAGGACGCGCAGGCATCGGGGTGCACCCGCATCGCCGAATGCAACGACCGCCAGATAGTACGGGTGACTGGTACCTTGCGCACGGTCACCCTGCGTCCGCGGGCCGGAGTGCCCGCGCTGGAGGCGGAGCTCTTCGACGGCACGGCCCCGCTGGACGTCGTCTGGCTCGGCCGCCGTTCCATCGTGGGCATAGAGCCGGGCCGGAAGCTCATCGCCTCGGGCCGGATCTCCATGAGTCACGGCCGCCGGGTGCTGTTCAACCCCAAATACGAACTCCGACCGCTCGGACAGGAGTAG
- a CDS encoding response regulator: MTRVLVVDDEPQIVRALVINLKARKYEVDAAPDGATALQLAAARHPDVVVLDLGLPDMDGVEVIKGLRGWTRVPILVLSARHTSDEKVEALDAGADDYVTKPFGMDELLARLRAAVRRAEPVGGGDDDLVMVETEGFTVDLAAKKVQRDGRDVRLTPTEWHLLEVLVRNTGRLVSQKQLLQEVWGPSYGTETNYLRVYMAQLRRKLEADPSHPKHFVTEPGMGYRFER, from the coding sequence ATGACCCGGGTGCTCGTGGTCGACGACGAGCCGCAGATCGTACGTGCCCTCGTGATCAATCTGAAGGCGCGCAAGTACGAGGTGGACGCGGCCCCCGACGGGGCGACCGCGCTTCAGCTTGCCGCGGCCCGTCACCCCGACGTCGTCGTCCTCGACCTCGGCCTGCCCGACATGGACGGCGTCGAGGTGATCAAGGGTCTGCGTGGCTGGACCCGCGTCCCGATCCTGGTGCTCTCCGCCCGTCACACCTCCGACGAGAAGGTCGAGGCGCTGGACGCCGGCGCCGACGACTATGTCACCAAGCCCTTCGGCATGGACGAACTGCTGGCCCGGCTGCGCGCCGCGGTCCGGCGGGCCGAGCCGGTCGGCGGCGGGGACGACGATCTCGTGATGGTCGAGACGGAGGGCTTCACCGTCGATCTCGCCGCGAAGAAGGTGCAGCGGGACGGCCGTGATGTCCGGCTGACCCCGACCGAGTGGCATCTGCTGGAAGTTCTCGTACGCAACACGGGCCGGCTGGTCAGCCAGAAGCAGCTGCTCCAGGAGGTCTGGGGCCCCTCCTACGGCACGGAGACCAACTATCTGCGGGTCTACATGGCCCAGCTGCGTCGCAAGCTCGAGGCCGATCCCTCGCACCCCAAGCATTTCGTCACCGAGCCGGGCATGGGATACCGCTTCGAGCGTTGA
- a CDS encoding class I SAM-dependent RNA methyltransferase, with amino-acid sequence MQNAPESSLVGEEYEVEVGPVAHGGHCIARTEEGRVLFVRHTLPGEKIVARITEGEEDSRFLRADAVKILEASKDRVEAPCPYSGPGNCGGCDWQHAKPGAQRRLKGEVITEQLQRLAGLTPEEAGWDGTVMPAEGDKLPKGEVPAWRTRVQYAIDTEGRAGLRKHRSHDVQPIDQCMIAAPGVTELGIEKQDWAQMATVEAIAATGSSDRQVILTPLPGGRLPLVELDKPVSVLRVDERDGGVHRVHGRAFVRERADGRTYRVGMGGFWQVHPQAADTLVKAVMQGLMPRKGDTALDLYCGVGLFAGAIAERVGDSGAVLGIESTKRAVEDARHNLQDLERVRIEHGKVDQILPRTGITEADLIVLDPPRAGAGKQTVKRLAGLGARRIAYVACDPAALARDLAYFREGGYKPRTLRAFDLFPMTHHVECVAILEPADKGI; translated from the coding sequence ATGCAGAACGCACCTGAGTCTTCGCTGGTCGGGGAGGAGTACGAGGTCGAGGTCGGGCCCGTCGCGCACGGCGGCCACTGCATCGCCCGCACCGAGGAGGGGCGGGTGCTGTTCGTACGGCACACGCTGCCCGGTGAGAAGATCGTGGCCCGTATCACCGAGGGCGAGGAGGACTCCCGCTTCCTCCGCGCCGACGCCGTCAAGATCCTCGAGGCGTCCAAGGACCGCGTCGAGGCGCCGTGCCCGTACTCCGGCCCCGGGAACTGCGGCGGCTGCGACTGGCAGCACGCCAAGCCGGGCGCCCAGCGTCGCCTCAAGGGCGAGGTGATCACCGAGCAGCTGCAGCGGCTCGCGGGCCTCACCCCTGAGGAGGCCGGCTGGGACGGCACGGTCATGCCCGCGGAGGGCGACAAGCTTCCGAAGGGCGAGGTGCCGGCCTGGCGCACGCGCGTGCAGTACGCGATCGACACGGAGGGCCGCGCGGGGCTGCGCAAGCACCGCTCGCACGATGTCCAGCCGATCGATCAGTGCATGATCGCCGCCCCGGGGGTCACCGAGCTCGGCATCGAGAAGCAGGACTGGGCCCAGATGGCCACGGTCGAGGCGATCGCGGCGACGGGATCCAGCGACCGCCAGGTCATTCTCACCCCGCTGCCCGGCGGCAGGCTGCCGCTGGTCGAGCTGGACAAGCCGGTCTCGGTGCTGCGCGTCGACGAGCGCGACGGTGGAGTGCACCGGGTGCACGGCCGCGCCTTCGTCCGGGAGCGCGCCGACGGGCGCACCTACCGCGTCGGCATGGGCGGCTTCTGGCAGGTACATCCGCAGGCCGCGGACACCCTGGTCAAGGCCGTGATGCAGGGGCTGATGCCGCGCAAGGGCGATACGGCGCTCGATCTGTACTGCGGCGTCGGCCTGTTCGCCGGTGCGATCGCCGAACGGGTCGGCGACAGCGGTGCGGTGCTCGGCATCGAGTCCACCAAGCGCGCCGTCGAGGACGCCCGGCACAACCTTCAGGATCTGGAGCGGGTACGGATCGAACACGGCAAGGTCGATCAGATCCTGCCGCGCACCGGCATCACCGAGGCGGACCTGATCGTCCTCGACCCGCCGCGCGCGGGGGCGGGCAAGCAGACGGTGAAGCGCCTGGCAGGCCTGGGTGCGCGGCGTATCGCGTACGTGGCCTGTGACCCGGCGGCGCTCGCGCGCGACCTGGCGTACTTCCGCGAGGGCGGCTACAAGCCGCGCACGCTGCGGGCGTTCGACCTTTTTCCGATGACGCATCACGTGGAGTGCGTGGCGATTCTTGAGCCTGCGGACAAGGGCATCTGA
- a CDS encoding potassium channel family protein, whose product MRVAIAGAGAVGRSIAGELLENGHEVLLIDKAPTAISVERVPQAEWLLADACEITSLDEAALQRCNVVIAATGDDKVNLVVSLLAKTEYGVPRVVARVNNPKNEWLFNESWGVDVAVSTPRLMSALVEEAVSVGDLVRLLRFSHGDANLVELTLPPESALAGTQVSDVAWPEDTSLVTIIRGSRVLTPGSEETLEAGDELLFVAAQAREEQLEDLLSVRREDASS is encoded by the coding sequence ATGCGGGTCGCTATTGCGGGCGCCGGCGCGGTGGGCCGTTCCATCGCGGGCGAGCTGCTGGAGAACGGGCACGAGGTCCTCCTGATCGACAAGGCGCCGACCGCCATCTCGGTGGAGCGGGTGCCGCAGGCGGAGTGGCTGCTGGCCGACGCCTGCGAGATCACCTCGCTCGACGAGGCGGCGCTTCAGCGCTGCAACGTCGTGATCGCGGCGACCGGTGACGACAAGGTCAATCTGGTCGTCTCGCTGCTGGCGAAGACCGAGTACGGGGTGCCGCGGGTGGTCGCCCGGGTCAACAACCCCAAGAACGAGTGGCTGTTCAACGAGTCCTGGGGTGTCGACGTCGCGGTCTCCACGCCGCGTCTGATGTCGGCTCTGGTCGAGGAGGCGGTGAGCGTCGGCGATCTCGTACGGCTGCTGCGCTTCAGCCACGGCGACGCCAACCTGGTCGAGCTCACGCTGCCCCCGGAGTCGGCGCTGGCCGGCACCCAGGTCAGCGATGTGGCCTGGCCCGAGGACACCTCGCTGGTCACGATCATCCGCGGCTCCCGGGTGCTGACGCCAGGCTCCGAGGAGACTCTGGAGGCGGGCGACGAGCTGCTGTTCGTGGCCGCGCAGGCGCGCGAGGAGCAGTTGGAGGACCTGCTCTCGGTACGCCGGGAGGACGCTTCGAGCTGA
- a CDS encoding APC family permease produces MPKLTDVPKRILIGRALRSDRLGETLLPKRIALPVFASDPLSSVAYAPGEVLLVLSIAGVSAYHFSPWIAVAVVVLMFTVVASYRQNVHAYPSGGGDYEVANTNLGPRAGLTVASALLVDYVLTVAVSIASGVENLGSAIPFVVEHKVFCAIAIIILLTLMNLRGVKESGKLFAIPTYVFVAGVFIMIAWGAFKGLVLDDTMKAPTADFEIKAEHQGLAGFALVFLLLRAFSSGCAALTGVEAISNGVPAFRKPKSKNAATTLALMGGLAVTMFCGIIALAMATDVKMAEQPAQDLLSNGSPVGESYVQNPVISQVAAAVFGDGTFFFVVLAAATALVLFLAANTAYNGFPLLGSILAQDRYLPRQLHTRGDRLAFSNGIVLLAGAAVLLIWLYGADSTKLIQLYIVGVFVSFTLSQTGMVRHWNRHLKTEKDQAKRRHMIRSRAINTFGAFFTGLVLVVVLATKFTHGAWVALLGMVIFYGTMTAIRRHYDRVSEEIAAAEERPDDYVRPSRVHSIVLVSKIHKPTLRALAYAKLMRSDKLEAISISVDPAETKALKDEWERRGINVPLKILDSPYREITRPAIEYVKGLRRESPRDVVSVIIPEYVVGHWYEHLLHNQSALRLKGRLLFTPGVMVTSVPYQLVSSEAAKKRARKRQEWNAPGSVRRGPVDQRPKEPTGKS; encoded by the coding sequence GTGCCCAAACTGACCGACGTGCCCAAGCGGATCCTGATCGGGCGGGCGCTGCGAAGCGACCGACTGGGAGAAACGCTCCTCCCCAAGCGCATCGCGCTTCCCGTCTTCGCCTCCGACCCGCTGTCCTCGGTGGCGTACGCACCGGGCGAAGTTCTCCTGGTGCTCTCCATCGCGGGTGTGTCGGCCTACCACTTCAGCCCCTGGATCGCGGTCGCGGTCGTGGTGCTGATGTTCACCGTCGTCGCCTCCTACCGCCAGAACGTGCACGCCTACCCGAGCGGCGGCGGCGACTACGAGGTCGCCAACACCAACCTCGGGCCCAGGGCCGGCCTCACCGTCGCCAGCGCCCTGCTGGTGGACTACGTCCTCACGGTCGCGGTCTCGATCGCCTCCGGAGTGGAGAACCTCGGCTCAGCGATCCCCTTCGTCGTCGAGCACAAGGTTTTCTGCGCCATCGCGATCATCATCCTGCTGACGCTGATGAACCTGCGCGGCGTGAAGGAGTCGGGCAAGCTCTTCGCCATCCCGACGTACGTCTTCGTCGCCGGTGTCTTCATCATGATCGCCTGGGGCGCCTTCAAGGGCCTGGTGCTCGACGACACCATGAAGGCTCCCACGGCCGATTTCGAGATCAAGGCCGAGCACCAGGGGCTGGCCGGCTTCGCCCTCGTCTTCCTGCTGCTGCGGGCCTTCTCCTCCGGCTGTGCCGCGCTCACCGGCGTCGAGGCGATCAGCAACGGCGTGCCCGCCTTCCGCAAGCCGAAGAGCAAGAACGCCGCGACCACGCTGGCCCTGATGGGCGGTCTCGCCGTCACCATGTTCTGCGGCATCATCGCCCTGGCCATGGCCACCGACGTGAAGATGGCCGAGCAGCCCGCGCAAGACCTGCTGAGCAACGGCAGTCCGGTCGGCGAGAGCTATGTCCAGAACCCGGTGATCTCGCAGGTCGCGGCCGCCGTCTTCGGCGACGGCACATTCTTCTTCGTGGTGCTCGCCGCGGCGACCGCGCTGGTCCTGTTCCTGGCCGCCAACACCGCGTACAACGGCTTCCCGCTGCTCGGCTCGATCCTGGCCCAGGACCGCTATCTGCCGCGCCAGCTGCACACCCGCGGCGACCGGCTCGCCTTCTCCAACGGCATCGTGCTGCTGGCGGGCGCTGCGGTACTCCTGATCTGGCTGTACGGCGCCGACTCGACCAAACTCATCCAGCTCTACATCGTCGGCGTCTTCGTCTCCTTCACGCTCAGCCAGACCGGCATGGTGCGGCACTGGAACCGCCATCTGAAGACCGAGAAGGACCAGGCCAAGCGCCGCCATATGATCCGCTCCCGCGCGATCAACACCTTCGGTGCCTTCTTCACCGGTCTGGTGCTGGTCGTCGTGCTCGCCACCAAGTTCACGCACGGCGCGTGGGTCGCACTGCTCGGCATGGTGATCTTCTACGGGACGATGACCGCGATCCGCAGGCACTACGACCGGGTCTCCGAGGAGATCGCGGCTGCGGAGGAGCGTCCCGACGACTATGTGCGCCCGTCGCGCGTGCACTCCATCGTCCTGGTCTCCAAGATCCACAAGCCGACCCTGCGCGCCCTCGCGTACGCCAAGCTGATGCGCTCCGACAAGCTCGAAGCCATCAGCATCAGCGTCGACCCGGCGGAGACAAAGGCACTCAAGGACGAGTGGGAGCGGCGCGGCATCAATGTGCCGCTGAAGATCCTCGACTCGCCGTACCGCGAGATCACCCGGCCTGCCATCGAATACGTCAAGGGGCTGCGGCGCGAGAGCCCGCGGGACGTGGTCAGCGTGATCATTCCCGAGTATGTGGTGGGGCACTGGTACGAGCACCTGCTGCACAACCAGAGCGCGCTGCGGCTGAAGGGCCGGCTGCTGTTCACGCCCGGGGTGATGGTGACCTCGGTGCCGTACCAGCTGGTGTCCTCGGAGGCCGCGAAGAAGCGGGCGAGGAAGCGCCAGGAGTGGAACGCGCCCGGTTCGGTACGGCGCGGGCCCGTGGACCAGCGGCCCAAGGAGCCCACCGGGAAGAGCTGA
- a CDS encoding ATP-binding protein — protein sequence MGRGKLRIYLGAAPGVGKTYSMLSEAHRRVERGTDCVVAFVEHHGRSRTEVMLHGLEQIQRREIEYRSTVFTEMDVDAVLERHPTVALVDELAHTNVPGSRNAKRWQDIEELIGAGIDVISTVNIQHLESLGDVVESITGVRQRETVPDEVVRRADQIELVDMSPQALRRRMAHGNIYTSDKVDAALSNYFRPGNLTALRELALLWVADRVDEYLQQYRGEHDIRSTWQARERIVVGLTGGPEGRTLIRRASRMAAKGSGSEILAVYIARSDGLTSASPKELAAQRTLVEDLGGTFHHVIGDDVPSSLLEFARGVNATQIVLGSSRRKAWQYIFGPGVGATVARESGPDLDVHIVTHDEAGKGRGLPVARGARLGRSRIIAGWLVGVAGPVLLSLILTGLEDSPGLANDVLLFLFLTVVSALLGGLLPALASAAVGSLLLNYYFTPPTHTLTISDPKNIVAIVIFFAVAVAVASVVDLAARRTHQAARLRAESEILSFLAGSVLRGETRLDALLERVRETFAMESVALLERESDVAPWTCAGSVGPSSVVRPEDADVDMPVGDHMALALSGRVLPAEDRRVLAAFAAQAAVVLDRQRLVGQAEEARRLAEGNRIRTALLAAVSHDLRTPLAAIKAAVSSLRADDVAWSEEDEAELLEAIEDGADRLDHLVGNLLDMSRLQTGTVAPLIRVTDLDEVVPMALVGVPVESVELDIPETLPMVSVDRGLLERSVANIVENAVKYSPDATPVTVAASALGDRVEVRVADRGPGVPDDEKDRIFEPFQRYGDAPRGAGVGLGLAVARGFVEAMGGTLTAEDTPGGGMTMVLTLRAAPGVVPVASDLPAQVTS from the coding sequence ATGGGACGCGGCAAGCTACGGATATATCTCGGGGCTGCACCGGGCGTCGGCAAGACGTACTCGATGCTGTCGGAGGCGCACCGCCGTGTGGAGCGTGGCACGGACTGCGTCGTCGCCTTCGTGGAGCACCACGGACGATCCCGCACCGAAGTGATGCTGCACGGCCTGGAGCAGATCCAGCGCCGCGAGATCGAGTACCGGAGCACCGTCTTCACCGAGATGGATGTCGACGCCGTCCTGGAACGGCATCCCACCGTCGCCCTCGTGGACGAATTGGCCCATACCAATGTGCCCGGCTCGCGCAACGCCAAGCGCTGGCAGGACATCGAGGAACTGATCGGGGCCGGTATCGATGTCATTTCCACTGTCAACATCCAGCACCTCGAGTCCCTCGGCGACGTCGTCGAGTCGATCACCGGCGTACGCCAGCGGGAGACCGTCCCCGACGAGGTCGTCCGCCGCGCGGACCAGATCGAGCTCGTCGACATGTCCCCACAGGCGCTGCGCCGCCGCATGGCCCACGGCAACATCTACACGTCCGACAAGGTCGACGCGGCCCTCTCCAACTACTTCCGCCCCGGAAACCTCACCGCCCTGCGTGAGCTCGCCCTGCTCTGGGTCGCTGACCGGGTCGACGAATACCTCCAGCAGTACCGCGGTGAGCACGACATACGCTCCACCTGGCAGGCCCGCGAGCGCATCGTGGTCGGCCTCACGGGCGGGCCCGAGGGACGCACCCTCATCCGCCGCGCGTCCCGGATGGCCGCCAAGGGCTCCGGCAGCGAGATCCTCGCCGTCTACATCGCCCGCAGCGACGGTCTGACCTCCGCCTCGCCCAAGGAGCTGGCCGCCCAGAGGACCCTGGTCGAAGATCTCGGCGGAACCTTCCACCACGTCATCGGCGACGACGTCCCGTCCTCGCTGCTGGAGTTCGCGCGCGGAGTCAATGCCACGCAGATCGTCCTCGGCTCCAGCCGCCGCAAGGCCTGGCAGTACATCTTCGGCCCCGGCGTCGGCGCGACCGTCGCCCGCGAATCCGGCCCCGACCTCGACGTCCACATCGTCACTCACGACGAGGCCGGCAAGGGCCGGGGACTGCCCGTGGCCCGCGGCGCACGCCTGGGCCGTTCCCGCATCATCGCCGGCTGGCTCGTCGGAGTCGCCGGTCCCGTCCTGCTCTCGCTGATACTGACCGGCCTCGAGGACAGTCCGGGACTCGCCAACGACGTTCTGCTCTTCCTCTTCCTGACCGTGGTGTCGGCGCTGCTCGGCGGACTGCTGCCGGCGCTGGCCTCGGCCGCCGTCGGCTCACTGCTGCTGAACTACTACTTCACCCCGCCCACCCACACCCTGACGATCAGCGACCCGAAGAACATCGTCGCCATAGTGATCTTCTTCGCGGTGGCCGTCGCGGTGGCGTCCGTGGTGGATCTGGCCGCCCGCCGCACCCACCAGGCCGCCAGGCTGCGCGCCGAGTCGGAGATCCTCTCCTTCCTGGCCGGCAGTGTGCTGCGCGGCGAGACCAGGCTCGACGCCCTGTTGGAGCGGGTCCGCGAGACCTTCGCGATGGAGTCGGTGGCGCTGCTCGAGCGGGAGAGCGACGTCGCGCCCTGGACCTGCGCGGGCAGCGTCGGCCCCAGTTCCGTCGTACGTCCCGAGGACGCGGATGTGGACATGCCGGTCGGCGACCATATGGCACTGGCCCTCTCCGGCCGCGTACTGCCCGCCGAGGACCGCCGGGTGCTGGCCGCCTTCGCAGCCCAGGCCGCAGTCGTACTGGACCGGCAGCGGCTGGTCGGACAGGCGGAGGAGGCCCGACGGCTGGCCGAGGGCAACCGCATCCGTACGGCGCTGCTCGCCGCCGTCAGCCATGATCTGCGGACCCCGCTGGCCGCCATCAAGGCCGCCGTCTCCTCGCTCAGGGCCGACGACGTGGCCTGGTCCGAGGAGGACGAGGCCGAACTGCTCGAAGCCATCGAGGACGGCGCCGACCGGCTCGACCATCTCGTCGGCAACCTCCTCGACATGTCCCGGCTGCAGACCGGCACCGTCGCCCCGCTGATCCGGGTGACCGACCTCGACGAAGTCGTTCCGATGGCGCTCGTCGGAGTGCCCGTGGAGAGCGTCGAGCTGGACATCCCGGAGACGCTGCCGATGGTGTCCGTCGACCGCGGGCTGCTGGAGCGGTCGGTCGCCAACATCGTCGAGAACGCCGTCAAGTACAGCCCCGACGCCACGCCGGTCACCGTCGCGGCGAGCGCGCTCGGCGACCGCGTCGAGGTGCGGGTCGCGGACCGCGGACCCGGCGTCCCCGATGACGAGAAGGACCGGATTTTCGAGCCGTTCCAGCGTTACGGTGACGCTCCACGCGGTGCCGGAGTGGGCCTCGGTCTCGCGGTCGCCCGCGGCTTCGTCGAGGCCATGGGCGGCACGCTCACCGCCGAGGACACCCCCGGCGGTGGCATGACCATGGTCCTCACCCTCAGGGCGGCGCCGGGGGTCGTTCCGGTCGCCTCCGACCTTCCCGCCCAGGTGACCTCATGA